Part of the Prionailurus bengalensis isolate Pbe53 chromosome B3, Fcat_Pben_1.1_paternal_pri, whole genome shotgun sequence genome is shown below.
AATACATCCAACACCAAACTCACACTCTTCCCCTGTAACGTCTTCTAGTGCTTCTTTGCCTTGTGAATGGTACCCTCACCATTCAACTGTGACCATATGTTCAAGGTGACAGCCCTTGCAAGGACTCCTCCTTACCCCCATATCAAATCGTTTACAAAACCCTGTCCATTTTCCTTCCTGCATAGTTCTCAGATACTCTGCTTTTCTACCATTAGTCAAGCTACCTGTTGCACAGACTACTTGGGCCTCCTAACTGGTGTTCTGCATCCACTGTTTCTGCTCTGTTCCCTTATCTGTATTTATAGTGCAGAtggagtgtttgttttttttcataatgcAGATCTGTTCATGTCCCTTTCCTGCTTAACAGCCTTCAGTGGCTTCTCCTCACCGACAAGGTATAAATAAATGCTAATGTTCCAGGAGCCTCATACATGCTCCTGCAGGCCTGGTCCCATGCTCCCTGGTGCTCTACCTCGCTTCTTTCCCCAAACTGCACTCATCACACTGGacttctttcagttttttcttcaaTGTCACAGGGCCCTTGGACAAGTTAATCTTTATGGCTTGAAGGCTTGTCCTCTCCTAGTCAGTTCTCCTCATCCTTCAGCATATTTGCACATTtgtctcagagaagccttccttaACCCCTAGAATTACTACTCAAAAGTGTGACTTACAGACTAGAGCTCCCAGCTCATCCaggagcttgtcagaaatgcagaatccaaGCCTTTGAATCATAATCTCCATTTTATCCAGATCCCCATGAATAGGTACATTCAAGTTAGAGGTACACTTCTCTGAGATTTGATACCTAACAGGTACTTGATTCTTCATCTAAGGTAAGGGCTATAGAGGAGTGTCCTGTTAGTCTCAACCAGGAAATCCATTGCTTCTTCTCTCCACTGGACCGCACTTCCAATTTGCCTCCTCTGTTCAGAAAATTTCCAGATATGAGAAGCCTTCCAATACATTAAGCAGCTTCCCactgctcccctccacccccgccccccccccccccccccccccccagctcattTCAGTATCTCTTTAGGATTTACTTTGGTGCTGTCACAGTCAGCATTCCTTGGGGATTCATTTGTCTGTGTCCTTATGTCTGCCCTGGAATTATAATCCCTTAACTTTATGTGGCTCTGGGCCCTTCACATATATTATCTTGTATGGCCtctcaacaaccctgtgagaCCATTATGATCATCCTCATATTAAAGATAAGCTTAGGACTCAGAGGGACTCACAGGATTTACCCACAGACACATGGGTACATGGCAGATCTGGGACTTGCACTGAAACCTCTGACTTGATTTCCAGGTTGATCTCTTTACATTCTTCCTGGGAGATGGAGGACAGCCCTGTTATAAGTCTTCAATACATAGTGTGCATTTTGGTGACCCCAGAATCTGGAAGTGAGTTTTCTTTAAGGGTGATATGAGAAAGAAGGAACCCAAAATGGAGAAGGTAAATGCATAGAGGGTGCCAAGAGACCTGAACTGTGACTGAAGCTTGGGGTGCCTCTAATCCAGTCACTGTGCTAAAATGTCATTTGGGAAAAAGCACAAATGAAGCAATGCATCTGTGGCTTGGATTTCTTCCCTGTGGTAAATGGCTGGAGCGATCCCCCATCTAAGCCATGGCTCATCAATTTCACCAAAGCATGAGGACTATGGACTAATTGCATTCACCTGCTCCTCGGCTCCTCTAAAAGAAGGTGTGTCTAGAAAGGCAGTGAGCAGGAGGACTGGGAAGGAAGGTTTAAGGGGCCAGACCTTCTTGGGTTAATCTAAGGCGGAGGGTGCCCAGGCCAGCCAGCAGCACTTTCCAGTTGGCCAGAGCTGTCCTGTGGTGCCAAGCTGAGAACAGGCCTTCACTGGGATGACGTCTTCAGCATTGCACCTTTCAAGGCTCTTGTGAGGCCAACCTCTCCACAAGTGCAACTCTCTAATGACATCATATGATAATGAAGTCTTGGTGGAAAAGCCCCCATCACTAACAGTGTCTGCCTTCTGGGAACGCTAGTTCTCAGACTCTTCTCAGTTCTCTCATCCCTGGGGCCTCAGCTCAGCTAGTACTCTCAACCATCCCATCTAAAGTCTCCTTCAACAGCCTCTCCTTCATCCAGTTAGTCCCTCACATCACCCTGTTCATTTCCATTACCAGCAACTGTCAAATCTGTGGcaggtattcttttttatttacttattttaactgACTCAGTTATATCCATCCCACCCCCACAATGTACCTTCAGAACTGTGCTTGGCACATCATGGGAGGTGAAACCCACCGAATGAAtagtttttggaaaaaaaacagcaaaatctcCCCCCCAAACCTAAAGACATCCTGCCCACAGTGTGTATTCCATAGGTTTGGCCTAGGGGTGCCaggcctggcccctcccccaggtgcccaagaagCAGAGTCAGAGAACCAGACAGCAGGGCTTATTGAGGCCCAGTTCTGTCCTGCCTGCTGTGGGGAGGAGCCCTTAGGCCTCTCCCAGACCTCCACATTCTGGGTGGTCAAAATCATGCCGTCACTTTCAGCTAACAGTAAGGTGCTGATGTCCTAGAGCCAAGAGCCAGGACAAAAAAAGGAATCTGGATGGCTCCAGGTTTCAGCCACCCGATTCTCTGGGGGGCCAAGCTTTCAGAGGTGGGTGGCAGTGCAGTGACCAAGAACTTCCACCCCAGGCTGAGGGAAAGAGTCCAGTTCCTCCCTGCCCCAAGGGGCCTGGCACCTGCCCCTGACAAAGCAgggaataatattaaatataaataatttatacaaaatgGCTCGTACAAAaagctgtggggggaggggggagggacatcTCTGTGAGAGGCTGAGATGACTGGAAGGGGAGAGATGTCCCCACCTCTCCTGGTCCCTAAAAACAGAGCCCTCCTGCCACCCAAGGCCCAAAAGGGGGCTCTggcaggcaggagagggacagagcaggacCCTCAGGGGGCCAGGCTGGAGAGCAGAGTGGTGAACTGCAGGGCCTGCCCTGCCAGCTCTGCCACACGCTGTGTCATCTCTTGGGCTGCAAGGCGGGACGGGTAGCCCAGGGCGGCCCCCTTGACAGCCAGCACAGTGGCTCGCAATGCCTGGCCCAGCGCTGTACCTGCAGCCCCGACCTGTGCTCGCAGAGGGGCGGAGGCTGCCAGCCGGCCCAGGGTGTCCCCAACAAACACCAGGCGGTGAGCGGCCACCACCACCCGCTTGCCATGGGGCACgaagaggggtgggggctggttggCCTGGGTGCTGGACATCAGGGCCGCCACGGCTGCCTGCAGTGCTGAGTAGTGGCTCTGGCACTGCCCGGCGTAGAAATGCAAGAGCTGTAGATCTCCGGTGGGCAGATCCAGCGGCTCCCCTGCAGACAGGGCCTCCTGAGGGCAAGAGGGGTGGTTGGCGGGATGCTCTCAGTAGTGCCACTTTTGCAATcgtttcctccctccttccctccctctgttcctcattCTATCCTTTCTACCTGAGCTCTTCCCTCTGCTCatcagaaaatttaaattctcaCAGCCAGTGGCAGGAAAGTGCCCAGAGGTGATGTCAGATAAATCTAGATTCAAACTGAACTTGTTTCCTTATAATCTAAAATGGAGAATCTGGTACCATGCTGTCCAGGATCAACATAATGTAAACCACATGTGTAATTACCATTTTTCTAGTAGccatgttaagaaaaagaaacaaactggaaTGTTTTAACTCcagatataaaaattgtaatttcAACCTATAATCAACATATAAATTACTTAGATTTCTTCTCACACTAAGCCTGCAAAACCTGGTGTGCGTTTTATAGTTACAGCACTTTTTgattcagactagccacatttcaagagcCTAAGAGCCGCACatgactagtggctaccatactggataGTGCAGTTCTAGTATCTGCCTCCCAAGGCTGTGCTGCAGTTAATGATGCAGCATATAGAAAGGGCTTAGAACAGAACACTGTACATTGTGAGCACCATATGAGTACTAACTATGGCTGTGATTAGTGTTGACACATGCGATGTGCTTATTAGCACAGGGTCTGTACTTGGTAAATACCCGATAAACAGTAGCTACTACGCTCAGGACCGGTCCACACAGTTGAGGAGGCCACCTCACTttcctgaggcccagagagattatcTGGTGGCTTCAGGGCCCCTGGCTGTTTACTGGTGGAGCCGGGATTAGAAGCCAGGTCTCTTAGGAACCCAGGAATTCACAGTTGGAAGGAGCCTCAGAAGTTACCTGGCCTAGCTCTGACCCACATCCCAGaactctctctgcttccctggcTGCTCGGTTTTCTGATTCCTCTCCAACAcattctttcccctctttctgaATTCCTAATACTCTTTTTCAGGTCTCAGCTCCTTCATGCTGACTCCTCTGTACTCCAGCTCTGGCTCACCGAGCTCTTACCCCCATCCTAATATCTCTCCCTTGATGGTTCCTCTTCCTGGTCCCCCTTCTCTAGCACTGACCCACAGGGTTACCTGCTGCTCCGGTGGCCCCCTCTCCAGCAGTTCAGGATCCCCTGGGAAGGCTTTATCCAGGGGCCTAGATCCCTGAGCTTTATCCATGCCCTGCAGGAGGGATCAGGGTCTCAGTGCAGTGGTGGGGGAGCTGGGAAGGTGGCCTCCCCGTGTTCCTGCCCTTTCCCCCTCCGCCTTCCTTCCTGAGGTTTCTTCTGCCATCAGAGATTCCAGTCCCTTGACTCCAGGTCTGGGAGAAGCCCTGGTGGCAGGTCAGATGACTTGGGGACCCTAGGCTGGGTTTAGAAGGAATGTGGCACAAGTACAAGTGGTGGGACCAAGTACTGGCGACCCAGGCCATAAGGTGCAGGGCCAGTGAAGAAAGGGAGGGTCCCTCTGGGTCCCAGACCTTCTCACTCCTCCCCTTGGCTCTCTTGGGGGCATTTCCGGTGGGGGTGTTGGGAGGTGAGCTCACCTTCAGGTGGACATAGTCATATTCCTCGGCCATCGGGATGCCCTCATACTCATTGTGGTGTCCTGCTGGATCATCCTCTACCTCCCCACCTTCTGGATCCCCCTCAACCTTGGGGCCCCCATAGCCAGGCAggcgaggtgggggtgggggcagaggccgGTCCTGGATGCTGCCCTTTCGGcctggagcaggagagggagctggggaagggttgGGGGCCTCAGGAACAGGCAGGGCAGGCAGAGGGCGGCGGGACAGGCTCTCAGCTGAGGGCAAACGGGGCCtgtgtgggagtggggggctTCTGGCCATAAGCAGGGCCAAAGTGTCCAGGTCATTGGAGGCAGAGGCTCCTGGGGGCTCTGGAGAAGGGGGTGCCTCCGGCCCGAGCAGGGGCACATCGTAGATGCCCTCATCAGTGCCTCCACCTTCCCCATCTGCTAGCAGTTCCTCTGGTGCTTCATACAGATTGAGCAGGGCTGATGCCCGTTTCAGGTTGGAGGGGGCAGCGTAGAGGGGAGGCTCTGGTTCCCGGCCTCCCTCCCACTCCAGATCTGGCTCCAGTTCTGATGGTGGCTTTGGGGCCAAAGGCACATCATAGGGAGCTTCATCCTCTTCAGGGGCCTGTGAGCCAACCCGGGCTAGAGGGCGGGTAAAGGAGGCAGGGGAGTCGTAGGGGCCACTGGAGGGAACTCGGAGGGCAGTGGGGGGCACGTCATAGACCTGGAGAGGGAGCAGAGCCACCAGTTACCCTCAGCCTCAGCAGTGGACCCCACTGAGAGCCCTCTGTTCCCTGACCAACATACACAGACCTCTGGTCCTCACCTCCAAGGCATCTCCAGGGGCAGCTGATTGGGTCCCACTCCCTCTGGGGACCTTGTAGATGGGATCAGGGGAGGGCGGGCAGGGTCCAGGTGAAGGTCCTAAGGTAGGACAGGGCCGAGCTGGGGGTGGCACCACATATACCTGGGGGATCAAGACAGATGTGTGGGTCAGGACCAGGAAGCAGATAATGTATGCCTTACAGGAGCTTAGATcccttccagcccccaccccgtaCCAATGGGGAAACAGAGCCAAGGAAGGGTTGGCAGGCAGGTTTCACATAGTACAGGATCAGTGAAGAGCTGCGGTCTCAGGACTGCCCTGCCCCACCTCGCCGCAGGCACCAGTGAAGGGGAACTAGGCTCTTCTGGTTTGGGGATGGGAGGGCTCTAGCTCTCACCTCCTGGTCCTCATTGCTGTGCTCTGGGGCTGGATGTGGTGAGCCATGCTGggctgggagcacctgggtgaggCTGGGCTGGGGTGCCGGGCCAGCAGGAAGGAGCTTCACTCTGTTGGCGGGCACAATGCCCTGCTGGCCATGCAGGGAACAGAGGCACCAGCCGTCCAGCCCACCAGCGCCCTCCCTCTGCAGTACCCGTAGAACATCCCCTCGGCGGAAGGACAGCTCCTGGGGGGACTCAGCAGTGTTGTCGTAGAGTGCCCGAGCCAACTGGGCCTGGTGGGTGAGGTGGGAATGGGGAGATGGGTCTCACACATATATATCAGGTCATGACATTCCTTGCTCAAACATTTTGGAGCTCCCCATTTCCCACAAGCTAAAAATCTGACCTCCTGACTCCGCTCTTCCTGACTGGTCCTGACTGGTCTCCAGCTGCATCCCCTgcattcctcctcttcctttctattccttGAACTAAAGAAattctcacctcagggcctttgcacttgtggTTTCCTTGACCCAGAATGCTCTTGCCCTGACTCGTCATCTGACTGGCCCTTTTTTTATCCTTCAGTTCTCCTTAAGTGTCTCCTTCTCGAAGAGGTCTTTTCTtcactcttctccccaccccattctGTGTCATCTCCACTACTGTTCCCTTCATAATACTTTACACTATTTGcctatttcatttctattctatttattcccCTGCCCTATAAGCTCTGGGGAGCAGGGACTGATGTATTCCTAGCCCCTGCAATAGGGCTCCACCTGGAATCAGTGCTCAGTGAACATATATTGAATGAATTTCCTCCAAAGCTTTGTGTACATGAGAAAGCCCTGCTAACGTCTCCCATAGAATCTTCTTCACCCTTCCTGTTTCCCAGTCAGCATCCCCCACAAGCAGAAGGTTAGATTAAGTGGCAGCAGACACCCATCAATCTGAGGGAGACTGGGAAAAATGCAGCCCAGACAGTGCCTAggcataaaaaggaagaaaacagaaactgaagcaatGCTTTTGTTCTCAGTCTGAGAAAATAAGGTTCTATCAGAGGAAGTTGAGGTTACCATGGAGAGGAGAAAAGTGTATacactccagtgtgtgtgtgtgtgtgtgtgtgtgtgtgtgtgtgtgttgcgggACTGGCAGACCAACCAAGAGCAAGCATTTACCATCCTGTTTCCAGTCCTGTCTGGTCGGGACATCTaagtttttttcctccaagagtcacatgctaagGTGGTAAGTCACAGATATTAAGTGCAAATTATGTATCCAGACACTGTGCAAGTCATTACACTAATCatctcatctcatttaatccttaaaacaaccttatgagtggggcgcctgggtggctcagtcagtcaagcatccaacttttaattttggctcaggtcaagatctcatggctcaggagatcgagccctgcatcgggctctatgctaacaatgtggagcctgcttgggattctttctctctccctctctctctgctcctcccccactctcttgctctctgaaaataaataaataaactttaaaacaacaacaacaaaaacaagcttatggtgctcctgggtggctcagtcagttaagcagctggctttggcttaggtcatgatctcatggtttgtgagctcgagccctgcatcaggctctgagctgacagctcagagccaggagcctgctttggattgtgtatctccctctctctctgtccctctcactctctcaaaaataaaaataaacattaaaaaaattaaaagataaataaaaaattttaaaaaacaagcttATGAGGAAGGAGCCTTCATTATCCCCATTTGGAAAGGAgactgggacagagagagtaggACTTTGCCTACAACACATGAACCCCAGGCTGTTTGACTCCAGAGTCCGCGTTCTCAATCACTCCCTATTACCTCTCCACAATCACAAACGTAAGGttctacttttcttcttcatatGTTAGTAACTTAACCTCTTGGTTAAGTAGAGTCCATGACTCAAACATGACTCAAATACATTATGAAATCTTCATTATTCCCAATTTCCCTTTGGTAGCCACCCCTCACAGGGCTCTGGTTCCATGTTGTTCTTTGGTAGAATCAAGCTTACACCACTcacaatatcaaaatatattctgGTTTGGTTATGTTTGCTAAATGACTGCGCCTGCTGGCAGGATCCCAGGCAGTGGTGGTGGAGAGCAGGTAGTTAGTAGTTAGACATAACTACCTAACAGGTAATTCAGCAAAACATCTCAAGCTAAAGATCTCTGGCAGACTGCATTTGGCCACCAGGCCCTGGAGAAGGAGGCTCTGCTCAGCCAGCATGAGTGCATGTTCCTCTTGACTGACATTTCCCTTGGGTGGAGAGGCTGTCCAGCCCTTCATGGCTTGGTGATTTTAACAACAAACTGACTTTTTTCCTCCTGCCTCATTCCAAACTCCTCAAActattttctgattatattttgGCTTCTAAATGAtattgtttggggcacctgggtggctcagtcagttaagcatctgacttaactcaggtcatggtcttgcagttcgtgggttcaagccctgtgtcgggctctctgccatcagtgcagagcctgcttcagatcctgtgtccccctctttctgccctttcctggcTTGTGTGCAcatctgctctctcaaaaataaataaacttaaaaaaaaaaaaaggatattgtcccacagaaagaaaacatgccaACCAGATGACACAAACTCCTGGTTAGGTCCACACTTTTCTAAGTGTAAATTAGAAATTAGTACTTTGGATTAGACAGTGGGTTAAAAGTACAGTTCTGAAGCAGACAGACTTGCGTTTAAGTCCTGGCCCTATCCTTTTCTAGCTGGGTGACTCTGGGTAGGTTGTTTAACTTTcccaagcttcagtttcctcctttgtgcCATTTCATATCCATATCCAAATATCCATTTTCAGGGGCacacaggtggctcagttggttaagcatctgactcttgatttc
Proteins encoded:
- the EFS gene encoding embryonal Fyn-associated substrate isoform X2, which gives rise to MAIATSAQLARALYDNTAESPQELSFRRGDVLRVLQREGAGGLDGWCLCSLHGQQGIVPANRVKLLPAGPAPQPSLTQVLPAQHGSPHPAPEHSNEDQEVYVVPPPARPCPTLGPSPGPCPPSPDPIYKVPRGSGTQSAAPGDALEVYDVPPTALRVPSSGPYDSPASFTRPLARVGSQAPEEDEAPYDVPLAPKPPSELEPDLEWEGGREPEPPLYAAPSNLKRASALLNLYEAPEELLADGEGGGTDEGIYDVPLLGPEAPPSPEPPGASASNDLDTLALLMARSPPLPHRPRLPSAESLSRRPLPALPVPEAPNPSPAPSPAPGRKGSIQDRPLPPPPPRLPGYGGPKVEGDPEGGEVEDDPAGHHNEYEGIPMAEEYDYVHLKGMDKAQGSRPLDKAFPGDPELLERGPPEQQEALSAGEPLDLPTGDLQLLHFYAGQCQSHYSALQAAVAALMSSTQANQPPPLFVPHGKRVVVAAHRLVFVGDTLGRLAASAPLRAQVGAAGRM
- the EFS gene encoding embryonal Fyn-associated substrate isoform X3, whose product is MFYGVKLLPAGPAPQPSLTQVLPAQHGSPHPAPEHSNEDQEVYVVPPPARPCPTLGPSPGPCPPSPDPIYKVPRGSGTQSAAPGDALEVYDVPPTALRVPSSGPYDSPASFTRPLARVGSQAPEEDEAPYDVPLAPKPPSELEPDLEWEGGREPEPPLYAAPSNLKRASALLNLYEAPEELLADGEGGGTDEGIYDVPLLGPEAPPSPEPPGASASNDLDTLALLMARSPPLPHRPRLPSAESLSRRPLPALPVPEAPNPSPAPSPAPGRKGSIQDRPLPPPPPRLPGYGGPKVEGDPEGGEVEDDPAGHHNEYEGIPMAEEYDYVHLKGMDKAQGSRPLDKAFPGDPELLERGPPEQQEALSAGEPLDLPTGDLQLLHFYAGQCQSHYSALQAAVAALMSSTQANQPPPLFVPHGKRVVVAAHRLVFVGDTLGRLAASAPLRAQVGAAGTALGQALRATVLAVKGAALGYPSRLAAQEMTQRVAELAGQALQFTTLLSSLAP
- the EFS gene encoding embryonal Fyn-associated substrate isoform X1: MAIATSAQLARALYDNTAESPQELSFRRGDVLRVLQREGAGGLDGWCLCSLHGQQGIVPANRVKLLPAGPAPQPSLTQVLPAQHGSPHPAPEHSNEDQEVYVVPPPARPCPTLGPSPGPCPPSPDPIYKVPRGSGTQSAAPGDALEVYDVPPTALRVPSSGPYDSPASFTRPLARVGSQAPEEDEAPYDVPLAPKPPSELEPDLEWEGGREPEPPLYAAPSNLKRASALLNLYEAPEELLADGEGGGTDEGIYDVPLLGPEAPPSPEPPGASASNDLDTLALLMARSPPLPHRPRLPSAESLSRRPLPALPVPEAPNPSPAPSPAPGRKGSIQDRPLPPPPPRLPGYGGPKVEGDPEGGEVEDDPAGHHNEYEGIPMAEEYDYVHLKGMDKAQGSRPLDKAFPGDPELLERGPPEQQEALSAGEPLDLPTGDLQLLHFYAGQCQSHYSALQAAVAALMSSTQANQPPPLFVPHGKRVVVAAHRLVFVGDTLGRLAASAPLRAQVGAAGTALGQALRATVLAVKGAALGYPSRLAAQEMTQRVAELAGQALQFTTLLSSLAP